The Athalia rosae chromosome 7, iyAthRosa1.1, whole genome shotgun sequence genome window below encodes:
- the LOC105685381 gene encoding transmembrane protein 184B isoform X2 → MSTPGVLERASSTMASTVAGAVNATITRVAVANNDANSSVTPIFLQTRAAQGIAGVFVWAALFLTCQQIYQHLRWYTNPTEQRWIVRILFIVPIYATYSWISLLFFNSESYYVYFFTVRDCYEAFVIYNFLSLCYEYLGGEGNIMSEIRGKPIRSNCLYGTCCLVGKTYTIGFLRFCKQATLQFCLVKPVMAFIIIFLQAFGHYRDGDWSPDGGYIYITIIYNISVSLALYGLFLFYFATRELLTPFEPVLKFCTVKSVIFLSFWQGVLLAVLEKASVISPVINSLGQSTSAGTVSAGYQNFIICIEMLFAAIALRYAFPYQVYSAGCVTDSRGRSVTMQSISSSLKETMNPKDIMTDAIHNFHPQYQQYTQYSSDVITNLPYEKL, encoded by the exons ATGTCTACTCCTGGAGTCCTAGAAAGAGCATCGTCGACAATGGCATCCACCGTAGCAGGGGCAGTTAATGCGACAATTACAAGAGTTGCAGTGGCAAATAATGATGCGAACTCATCGGTgactccaatttttttacaaactaGAGCCGCACAAGGTATTGCTGGGGTTTTTGTCTGGGCAGCCTTGTTCCTAACATGCCAACAG aTTTACCAACACTTGCGATGGTACACAAATCCCACAGAGCAGAGATGGATAGTAAGGATTTTATTCATAGTACCAATATACGCAACGTATTCCTGGATATCGCTGTTATTTTTTAACAGCGAAAGTTATTACGTATACTTTTTCACTGTCCGTGATTGTTACGAAGCATTCGTAATATACAACTTTTTATCCTTGTGCTACGAGTACTTGGGTGGAGAGGGAAACATCATGTCAGAAATAAGAGGCAAACCCATCCGATCGAATTGTCTCTATGGAACATGCTGTCTCGTCGGAAAAACATACACCATTGGTTTTCTACGCTTCTGTAAACAGGCTACGCTGCAGTTTTGCCTCGTCAAACCTGTCATGgcttttattataatatttttacaagcTTTCGGCCATTATCGAGATGGAGATTGGTCTCCTGACGGTGGATACATTTACATCACCATCATATATAACATCAGTGTATCTCTTGCATTATATGGATTATTCCTTTTCTATTTTGCAACGAGAGAATTGCTCACTCCGTTCGAACCGGTACTCAAATTCTGCACCGTCAAAAGCGTCATCTTCTTGTCATTCTGGCAAG GAGTACTTCTGGCTGTCCTCGAGAAGGCTAGCGTCATTTCACCCGTCATTAACAGCCTTGGGCAGTCCACGAGTGCCGGTACCGTGTCTGCTGGATATCAGAACTTCATAATCTGTATCGAGATGCTGTTTGCTGCAATTGCGCTGCGCTACGCATTCCCGTATCAAGTCTACTCTGCAGGATGCGTTACAGATTCCAGAGGACGCAGCGTTACCATGCAAAGTATCAGCAGCAGTTTGAAA gAAACTATGAACCCCAAGGACATAATGACGGACGCGATACACAATTTCCATCCGCAATATCAGCAGTATACGCAGTACAGCTCCG ACGTTATTACCAACTTGCCGTACGAAAAGCTGTGA